One Vitis riparia cultivar Riparia Gloire de Montpellier isolate 1030 chromosome 4, EGFV_Vit.rip_1.0, whole genome shotgun sequence genomic window carries:
- the LOC117912861 gene encoding GRIP and coiled-coil domain-containing protein 2 isoform X5 produces the protein MQEAESLGSKQLDRSSEIEIEGGVKLALSELRGSVETLAREASEVTVMEEATHEEEQSGDADDVSASAGAPDEVEDKEIHRRDKVPVSGQAIPEVDDSLTISSEVTNQQRADVDVSSSNEEEMEMLSRSGDTGSNWKERAQPGAKGRKSDEVYQQEGLPEGSFVSEDKSHERPLETKILSLPRGWTVFPDADISSVSLSQLAELVKALNEDEFRFLLKSRDSASNAQVGNIDSLTVPESGLSDVLVRLKEQLYLTDFAKELHLCEQTEMQMDFCQRNYQLVNEISMLNASLSEVRERNKSISTELEQRSSELQVILRDKEELQNQLNTTTREIKEFYSRFDELQIKLERSQMELSSLTMELADSKDLVAALEVENKTLNGNLASVMEGRKKIEEEKEFFLYENEKLHTDLASCNGLLANIQVEKADLERSLASAAEQSKKLEEEREYFVHENEKLLAELGESKALVAALQVEITDLDGSLSLAREERMKLEEQKEFSVHENEKLSAELADCNSLIAALQAENANLNTSRALEMEERKKLEEDQVSLAHENERLSAELLVHQEQLSTEHGTCMQLELDLKEATMRLEQLTEENSFLNNNLDIHKAKISEIDHSQVQLISLAADAGYQCESSGIPIRARQHASDAAGSRQIPGKQDHEVFSLLERPLFGDLGELPELQQQKCDVYDDSFGFMVLKRHLQEVERIIRELEGAVEEMHSHSVSLSSSGAKFAASGVSKLIQAFESKGHLDDDEVEEIHSTEDQSPADSYIFAKEQGGILKAVLKELSLDVENACELFKSERDGKKIANDTCKELNIQYEALKEHSNSLEAMNIELEVLCEAMKQHGCDVEARKSELEVLYEALKQQDISLKTENTELGKKLTEYQSRINELEGQLYDIQQSSDEMASTMYNQVENLQKEVTENELMLRQEWNSTIAQIVEEVGKLDATAGRFFTSAISSGPHDGFGICDIVASSINAATKVIEDLQEKLEATLADHEAICSSYKEVNEKFNELHGKNEVAIDTLHKIYDDLSKLVNDSHGYVEESEINVQYKKLLDPINPSSYETLIEQLSILLVERSQLESVSNRLSSELMSRMKEIEELNKKGGDLNAILKLVENIEGVVKLEDMEIDSDIPPVSRLEILVPIVVQKCKEADEQVSFSREEFGSKVIEVSDLQGNVNELNLLNLQQKNEILVLKESLRKAEEALVAARSELQEKVTELEQSEQRVSSVREKLSIAVAKGKGLIVQRETLKQSLAEMSNELERCSQELQSKDARLHEVEMKLKTYSEAGERVEALESELSYIRNSATALRESFLLKDSVLQRIEEILEDLELPEHFHSRDIIEKIDWLARSVTGNSLPMTDWDQKSSVGGSYSDAGFVVMDAWKDDVQASSNPSDDLKRKYEELQGKFYGLAEQNEMLEQSLMERNNIIQRWEEVLDKISIPSLLRSMEPEDRIEWLGSALSEAHHDRDSLQQKIDNLETYCGSLTSDLEALQRRKSELEAALQAAIHEKENLFDRLETLTCEHEKVSENAVKFKLENDKLQNEATDLQEKLVEKLGNEEHIRRIEDDIRRLQDLVSNVLQDPGSKELVSGGSGIECLEELLRKLIENHTRLSLGKTVLRDGIDECHTENADTSSDEPRVIDAPDTKDLDVVALKKELEEALGDLTEAKSERDRYMEKMQSLLCEVEALDQKREEAQVLLDQEEQKSASLREKLNVAVRKGKSLVQHRDSLKQAVEEMNTKVEHLKSEIELRDNALAEYEQKIKYLSTYPERVEALESEILLLRNHLTEAEGYLQEKGHTLSVILNTLGDINVGVEFSVNDPVDKLGRIGKLCHDLHAAVASSEHESKKSKRAAELLLAELNEVQERNDALQDELAKTCSELSKLSKERDEAEASKLEALSSLKKLTTVHSEERKNQFSAFMVLKSDVERLRESFFDIDILIADVFSKNLEYFHSLKAGMESCLKPRDATDVVGVPLISSPGGIISKSSENKFPVQNFQAADWFSDSEVKDHFDEHFIVESCSFIGQQVQECSKEIGSLREKLHRHSISLHEAAQSLSALMGVIHGDMISQRESFEFMKRELSRLESMEEEKDMELVAMRRNQGLLFESCTASIMAIENRKAQLGGNGVVARDLGINLSSDEGNSFGGNALFSSEEGIKTVAERLLLAVKDFASMQTEILDDSQKDMKARIADLQTELQEKDIQKERICMELVSQIRQAEATALGYSTDLQSANTQVHDLEKQVEVMEKERNALEQRIKDLQDGEAASKELQEKVRSLADVVAAKEQEIEALMQALDEEEAQMEDLTNKIEELGKEVQQKKKDLQNLEASRGKALKKLSVTVSKFDELHHLSGSLLAEVEKLQSQLQDRDVEISFLRQEVTRCTNDVLVSSQMNSKRNSEEINELLTCLDPLISPAQLHDVLHDDKKSIGVHEYKEILKRQIASIVSELEDLRAVAQSKDALLQAERSKVEELLRKGETLENSLREKESQLTLLQDVGDSGQTTSMSSEIVEVKPVISKWAAPGSSIAPQVRSLRKGNNDQVAIAIDMDPGSSNRLEDEDDDKVHGFKSLTTSRIVPRFTRPVTDMIDGLWVSCDRALMRQPALRLGIIIYWAVMHALLATFVV, from the exons ATGCAGGAAGCTGAGAGTCTGGGTTCGAAGCAGTTGGACAGAAGCAGTGAGATAGAGATTGAAGGAGGTGTAAAGCTTGCTTTGTCTGAGCTCAGGGGAAGTGTAGAAACTCTTGCAAGGGAAGCCTCAGAAGTAACTGTTATGGAAGAAGCAACCCATGAAGAAGAGCAAAGTGGTGATGCAGATGATGTTTCTGCTTCTGCTGGTGCACCCGATGAGGTTGAAGATAAAGAAATTCACAGGAGAGATAAGGTTCCTGTTTCTGGTCAGGCTATCCCTGAAGTTGATGATTCTCTGACTATTAGTTCTGAAGTGACAAATCAGCAGAGAGCAGATGTAGATGTCAGCTCAtcaaatgaagaagaaatggaAATGCTATCCAGGTCTGGTGATACGGGAAGTAACTGGAAAGAAAGAGCTCAACCAGGTGCAAAAGGTAGAAAGAGTGATGAGGTATATCAACAGGAAGGTTTACCTGAAGGGTCTTTTGTATCAGAGGACAAAAGCCATGAAAGGCCTCTTGAAACCAAAATATTGAGTTTACCCAGAGGATGGACAGTATTTCCTGATGCAGATATAAGCTCAGTTAGCCTCTCACAGCTTGCAGAGTTGGTAAAGGCACTCAATGAGGATGAATTCAGGTTTCTGCTCAAATCAAGAGATTCTGCATCTAATGCACAAGTAGGGAATATTGATAGCTTGACTGTACCAGAATCCGGCTTGTCAGATGTTTTGGTGAGACTTAAAGAACAACTGTATCTTACAGATTTTGCAAAAGAACTGCACCTTTGTGAACAAACTGAGATGCAAATGGACTTCTGTCAACGTAATTATCAGTTAGTTAATGAAATATCCATGCTCAATGCTTCACTTAGTGAAGTTCGAGAGAGGAATAAAAGTATTTCCACAGAGCTTGAACAGCGTAGCTCTGAACTTCAGGTCATTTTGCGTGATAAGGAAGAGCTCCAAAACCAATTAAATACTACAACAAGAGAGATTAAGGAATTCTATTCTCGATTTGATGAGTTGCAGATTAAGCTGGAAAGGTCTCAGATGGAGTTGTCAAGCCTGACAATGGAGTTAGCTGATTCCAAGGATTTGGTTGCTGCTCTGGAGGTggaaaataaaaccttaaatgGGAATCTGGCTTCAGTGATGGAGGGCAGGAAGAAAATTGAGGAGGAAAAGGAGTTTTTTCTCTATGAGAATGAGAAATTGCATACTGACCTAGCTAGCTGCAATGGTTTATTGGCAAATATTCAGGTGGAAAAGGCGGACTTAGAAAGGAGTCTTGCTTCTGCAGCAGAGCAAAGCAAGAAGCTTGAGGAGGAAAGGGAGTATTTTGTCCATGAAAATGAGAAACTTCTGGCAGAGTTAGGCGAGAGTAAAGCTTTGGTTGCAGCACTACAGGTGGAAATTACTGATTTAGATGGAAGTTTATCATTAGCCAGAGAGGAGAGGATGAAGCTTGAGGAGCAAAAGGAGTTTTCTGTCCATGAGAATGAGAAACTCTCAGCAGAATTGGCTGACTGCAACTCTCTAATTGCAGCTTTACAAGCTGAAAATGCCAACTTGAATACAAGTCGTGCACTGGAAATGGAGGAGAGAAAGAAGCTTGAGGAGGACCAGGTGTCTTTAGCCCATGAGAATGAGAGACTTTCAGCTGAGCTTCTTGTTCATCAGGAGCAATTATCTACTGAACATGGCACATGCATGCAGCTTGAGCTTGACCTAAAAGAAGCAACCATGCGCCTTGAACAACTCACTGAGGAAAATAGCTTTCTCAACAACAATCTGGATATACATAAAGCTAAGATAAGCGAGATTGATCACAGTCAAGTCCAACTAATTTCTCTAGCTGCGGATGCTGGGTATCAGTGTGAAAGTTCTGGTATACCAATCAGGGCCCGTCAGCATGCATCTGATGCTGCAGGTTCTCGCCAAATTCCTGGCAAGCAAGATCATGAAGTTTTCTCTCTGTTGGAGAGACCCTTATTTGGTGACCTTGGGGAATTGCCAGAGCTTCAGCAGCAGAAATGTGATGTCTATGACGATTCCTTTGGGTTCATggtcttgaagagacacttgcAGGAGGTGGAGAGAATAATCCGGGAACTTGAAGGGGCTGTTGAAGAGATGCACTCTCACTCAGTATCCTTGAGTAGTTCAGGTGCAAAATTTGCTGCTTCTGGGGTGTCAAAATTGATTCAGGCCTTTGAGTCAAAAGGTCATCTTGATGATGATGAGGTAGAAGAAATACATTCAACTGAAGATCAATCACCTGCAGATTCGTATATATTTGCAAAAGAACAAGGAGGAATTCTGAAGGCAGTGCTTAAGGAGTTGAGCCTGGATGTTGAGAATGCTTGCGAACTCTTCAAGAGTGAGCGAGATGGTAAAAAAATTGCTAATGACACATGCAAGGAGCTGAACATTCAATATGAAGCATTGAAGGAACATAGTAACAGTTTGGAAGCAATGAACATTGAGCTCGAGGTTCTCTGTGAAGCTATGAAGCAACATGGATGTGATGTTGAAGCCAGGAAGAGTGAGCTTGAGGTTCTGTATGAAGCCTTGAAGCAACAAGACATCAGCCTTAAAACTGAGAACACTGAGCTTGGTAAAAAGCTGACTGAATATCAATCAAGAATCAATGAATTGGAGGGTCAGTTGTATGATATACAGCAGAGTTCAGATGAGATGGCTTCCACGATGTATAATCAAGTAGAAAATCTGCAGAAAGAAGTGACTGAGAATGAATTGATGCTCAGGCAAGAATGGAATTCTACCATTGCTCAGATTGTTGAGGAAGTTGGGAAGCTTGATGCAACTGCTGGGAGATTCTTCACCTCTGCCATCTCATCTGGCCCTCATGATGGCTTCGGTATTTGTGATATTGTTGCTAGTTCCATTAATGCTGCTACCAAAGTGATTGAGGATCTGCAGGAGAAACTTGAAGCTACTCTTGCAGACCATGAAGCAATCTGTAGTTCATACAAGGAAGTGAATGAGAAGTTCAATGAATTGCATGGGAAGAATGAAGTGGCTATTGATACATTGCATAAGATTTATGATGACCTTAGTAAACTTGTAAATGATTCACATGGATATGTGGAAGAAAGTGAAATCAACGTACAATATAAAAAACTACTTGATCCCATCAATCCCAGTAGCTATGAGACCCTCATAGAACAGCTAAGCATTCTTTTGGTTGAGAGATCGCAGCTTGAGTCAGTAAGCAACAGACTCAGTTCGGAGTTGATGAGCAGAATGAAAGAAATAGAGGAACTGAACAAAAAAGGAGGTGATTTGAATGCCATTCTTAAGTTGGTTGAAAATATTGAGGGTGTTGTCAAGCTGGAAGACATGGAAATTGACTCAGATATACCACCTGTTTCACGTCTGGAGATTTTGGTCCCTATTGTTGTTCAGAAATGCAAGGAGGCTGATGAGCAGGTGAGCTTTTCTCGAGAAGAGTTTGGATCCAAGGTGATTGAAGTGAGTGACTTGCAGGGTAATGTAAATGAGTTAAATTTATTGAATCTTCAGCAGAAAAATGAAATCCTTGTTCTCAAGGAAAGCTTGAGAAAGGCAGAGGAGGCACTTGTTGCTGCTCGTTCTGAATTGCAGGAGAAGGTAACTGAACTTGAGCAGTCTGAGCAGCGGGTATCTTCTGTTAGAGAAAAGCTCAGTATTGCTGTTGCCAAAGGTAAAGGTCTGATTGTGCAGCGAGAGACTCTCAAGCAGTCCCTTGCAGAGATGTCCAATGAATTAGAGAGATGCTCACAGGAGTTACAGTCTAAAGATGCCAGACTACATGAGGTTGAAATGAAACTGAAGACTTATTCAGAGGCAGGTGAGCGTGTGGAAGCCCTGGAATCTGAGCTTTCATATATTCGCAACTCAGCAACTGCATTGAGAGAGTCATTCCTTCTGAAAGATTCTGTACTTCAGAGAATAGAAGAGATCTTGGAAGACCTAGAGTTGCCAGAGCATTTTCATTCCAGAGATATAATTGAAAAGATTGATTGGTTAGCAAGGTCAGTTACTGGGAACTCTTTGCCTATGACTGATTGGGATCAGAAAAGTTCAGTGGGAGGGTCATACTCTGATGCTGGTTTTGTGGTTATGGATGCCTGGAAAGATGATGTGCAGGCAAGCTCAAATCCAAGTGatgatttgaaaagaaaatatgaggaGCTTCAAGGTAAATTTTATGGTTTGGCTGAACAAAACGAAATGCTGGAACAATCCTTAATGGAAAGGAACAACATAATACAGAGATGGGAAGAGGTTTTGGACAAGATCAGTATTCCTTCACTGTTGCGGTCCATGGAGCCAGAAGATAGGATTGAATGGTTGGGAAGTGCACTTTCAGAGGCTCATCATGATAGGGATTCTCTCCAGCAGAAGATTGACAACCTCGAAACCTATTGTGGATCGCTAACGTCTGATCTGGAAGCGTTGCAGAGAAGGAAATCTGAGCTTGAAGCAGCTCTCCAAGCGGCCATCCATGAGAAAGAGAATCTTTTTGATAGGTTGGAGACTCTGACCTGTGAGCATGAAAAAGTTTCAGAGAATGCAGTCAAATTTAAACTTGAGAATGATAAGCTGCAGAATGAAGCAACTGATCTGCAGGAGAAATTGGTTGAGAAGCTTGGAAATGAGGAGCACATTCGCAGGATCGAAGATGATATAAGAAGATTGCAAGATTTAGTTAGTAATGTCTTGCAGGACCCTGGTTCAAAAGAATTGGTTTCTGGTGGCAGTGGTATTGAGTGCTTGGAAGAATTGCTAAGGAAGCTTATAGAGAATCACACTAGACTTTCCTTGGGGAAAACTGTGCTTAGGGATGGGATTGATGAATGCCATACCGAAAATGCTGATACATCTAGTGATGAACCAAGAGTCATAGATGCACCAGATACCAAGGATCTAGATGTGGTGGCTCTGAAGAAAGAACTGGAGGAGGCTTTGGGTGATCTGACTGAAGCGAAGTCGGAGAGAGATAGGTATATGGAGAAGATGCAATCTTTGCTGTGTGAAGTTGAAGCATTGGATCAGAAAAGGGAGGAGGCGCAAGTTCTACTTGATCAGGAGGAGCAGAAGTCAGCTTCTTTGAGAGAGAAGTTAAATGTTGCAGTTAGAAAAGGGAAGTCCTTGGTGCAACATCGGGATAGTTTGAAACAAGCTGTTGAAGAGATGAATACCAAGGTGGAACACTTGAAATCTGAGATTGAACTTCGTGATAATGCTCTTGCAGAGTATGAACAGAAGATCAAGTACTTATCCACCTACCCAGAAAGGGTAGAAGCCCTAGAATCTGAGATTTTGTTATTGAGAAATCATTTGACAGAAGCTGAGGGCTATTTGCAGGAGAAAGGACATACTTTGAGTGTAATTTTGAACACTTTAGGTGACATTAATGTGGGTGTCGAATTTAGTGTGAATGATCCTGTTGACAAGTTGGGGCGAATTGGGAAACTATGTCATGATTTACATGCAGCTGTTGCTTCTTCAGAACATGAGTCTAAGAAATCTAAAAGAGCAGCGGAACTGCTCCTTGCAGAACTGAATGAAGTTCAAGAAAGAAATGACGCACTCCAAGATGAGCTAGCTAAAACTTGCAGTGAACTTTCTAAACTCTCCAAGGAAAGGGATGAAGCAGAAGCTTCCAAACTTGAAGCACTTTCAAGTCTCAAAAAACTAACCACTGTTCACTCTGAGGAAAGAAAGAACCAATTTTCTGCATTCATGGTGTTAAAATCTGATGTAGAGCGTCTCAGAGAGAGCTTCTTTGATATTGACATTTTAATAGCTGATGTTTTCTCCAAGAACTTGGAATATTTTCACAGTCTGAAAGCTGGCATGGAATCATGTCTGAAACCAAGAGATGCTACTGATGTGGTTGGTGTGCCTCTCATCAGTTCACCTGGAGGCATTATTTCAAAAAGTTCAGAAAATAAg TTTCCTGTCCAGAACTTCCAGGCTGCAGATTGGTTCTCAGACTCTGAGGTAAAAGATCATTTTGATGAACATTTTATAGTTGAAAGTTGTAGCTTTATTGGGCAGCAGGTGCAAGAATGTTCAAAAGAAATTGGTTCCCTTAGAGAAAAATTACACAGACATTCAATTTCATTACATGAAGCAGCTCAAAGTCTATCTGCACTAATGGGTGTTATTCATGGAGATATGATTTCACAAAGGGAGTCATTTGAATTCATGAAGAGAGAACTTTCACGTTTAGAgtcaatggaagaagaaaaagatatgGAACTTGTTGCCATGAGGAGAAACCAGGGCTTGCTTTTTGAATCATGTACTGCTTCAATTATGGCAATTGAAAATAGGAAGGCCCAACTGGGTGGAAATGGTGTAGTTGCTCGGGATCTGGGTATTAACTTGTCTAGTGATGAAGGAAATTCTTTTGGTGGGAACGCCCTTTTCTCCTCCGAGGAAGGTATTAAAACTGTGGCAGAGAGATTATTATTAGCAGTGAAGGATTTTGCCAGTATGCAAACCGAGATTCTAGATGATAGCCAAAAGGACATGAAAGCTAGAATAGCAGACTTGCAGACAGAGCTACAGGAGAAGGACATCCAAAAAGAGAGGATCTGTATGGAGCTTGTAAGTCAAATTAGGCAAGCTGAAGCTACTGCACTGGGCTACTCAACAGATCTTCAATCTGCAAATACTCAGGTACATGATTTGGAGAAGCAGGTGGAAGTGATGGAGAAAGAAAGGAATGCACTGGAGCAGAGAATAAAAGATCTTCAAGATGGGGAAGCTGCCTCAAAAGAGTTACAGGAGAAGGTCAGATCACTGGCTGATGTGGTAGCCGCAAAAGAGCAAG AAATCGAAGCCCTGATGCAAGCGCTTGATGAGGAGGAGGCCCAGATGGAAGACTTGACAAACAAGATTGAGGAATTGGGAAAAGAAgtgcaacaaaagaaaaaagatttacaGAACCTTGAAGCTTCTCGTGGAAAGGCTTTGAAAAAGCTTTCTGTCACTGTGAGCAAGTTTGATGAGCTTCACCATCTGTCTGGAAGCCTCCTTGCTGAGGTTGAAAAGCTTCAGTCACAATTGCAGGATCGGGATGTAGAGATCTCTTTCTTAAGGCAGGAGGTCACTAGATGCACAAATGATGTTCTTGTTTCATCACAGATGAACAGCAAGAGAAATTCGGAGGAGATTAATGAGTTGTTGACATGCTTGGACCCACTTATTTCCCCGGCCCAATTACATGATGTGCTTCATGATGATAAGAAGAGTATTGGTGTTCATGAATACAAAGAGATACTGAAGAGGCAAATTGCATCTATTGTATCTGAATTGGAGGATCTACGGGCAGTGGCTCAAAGCAAGGACGCATTGTTGCAAGCAGAAAGGAGTAAAGTAGAAGAGTTATTACGGAAAGGAGAAACTCTTGAAAATTCTTTACGTGAGAAGGAATCTCAATTGACTTTGCTTCAAGATGTGGGGGATTCTGGACAGACAACTAGTATGAGCTCTGAAATTGTCGAAGTTAAACCAGTG